From the genome of Malus domestica chromosome 04, GDT2T_hap1, one region includes:
- the LOC103408494 gene encoding transcription factor bHLH61-like isoform X4: MRNCCNFVLPLIPLNKTSIIVDASKYIEELKRKVDAMRQGVGTSQNSIAQNPLPAVTVETLEKGFQIHVLSEKNCPGLLVSILEAFEELGLDVLDARVSCSDTFQLEAVGEAADSIDAQAVKEAVLQAIQTWSTSSEQD; this comes from the exons ATGAGAAATTGTTGCAACTTCGTGCTGCCACTAATTCCA CTGAACAAAACTTCAATTATCGTTGATGCATCCAAGTATATCGAGGAGTTGAAGCGCAAAGTGGACGCAATGAGACAAGGCGTTGGAACTTCCCAGAATTCAATTGCCCAAAATCCATTACCCGCG GTTACAGTTGAAACCCTAGAAAAGGGTTTCCAAATTCATGTGTTGTCGGAAAAGAATTGCCCGGGTTTGCTCGTCTCCATTCTCGAAGCCTTTGAGGAGCTCGGCCTCGATGTGCTGGATGCTAGGGTTTCTTGTTCAGACACTTTCCAACTAGAAGCTGTTGGAGAA GCGGCGGATAGCATAGATGCTCAGGCGGTGAAAGAAGCAGTCTTGCAAGCTATTCAAACTTGGAGCACAAGCAGTGAGCAAGATTAA
- the LOC103408494 gene encoding transcription factor bHLH61-like isoform X1, with protein MSSKERKKAALYEKLLQLRAATNSSALNKTSIIVDASKYIEELKRKVDAMRQGVGTSQNSIAQNPLPAQVTVETLEKGFQIHVLSEKNCPGLLVSILEAFEELGLDVLDARVSCSDTFQLEAVGEAADSIDAQAVKEAVLQAIQTWSTSSEQD; from the exons ATGAGTTCCAAGGAACGAAAGAAAGCAGCTCTGTATGAGAAATTGTTGCAACTTCGTGCTGCCACTAATTCCAGTGCT CTGAACAAAACTTCAATTATCGTTGATGCATCCAAGTATATCGAGGAGTTGAAGCGCAAAGTGGACGCAATGAGACAAGGCGTTGGAACTTCCCAGAATTCAATTGCCCAAAATCCATTACCCGCG CAGGTTACAGTTGAAACCCTAGAAAAGGGTTTCCAAATTCATGTGTTGTCGGAAAAGAATTGCCCGGGTTTGCTCGTCTCCATTCTCGAAGCCTTTGAGGAGCTCGGCCTCGATGTGCTGGATGCTAGGGTTTCTTGTTCAGACACTTTCCAACTAGAAGCTGTTGGAGAA GCGGCGGATAGCATAGATGCTCAGGCGGTGAAAGAAGCAGTCTTGCAAGCTATTCAAACTTGGAGCACAAGCAGTGAGCAAGATTAA
- the LOC103408494 gene encoding transcription factor bHLH61-like isoform X3: MRNCCNFVLPLIPLNKTSIIVDASKYIEELKRKVDAMRQGVGTSQNSIAQNPLPAQVTVETLEKGFQIHVLSEKNCPGLLVSILEAFEELGLDVLDARVSCSDTFQLEAVGEAADSIDAQAVKEAVLQAIQTWSTSSEQD; the protein is encoded by the exons ATGAGAAATTGTTGCAACTTCGTGCTGCCACTAATTCCA CTGAACAAAACTTCAATTATCGTTGATGCATCCAAGTATATCGAGGAGTTGAAGCGCAAAGTGGACGCAATGAGACAAGGCGTTGGAACTTCCCAGAATTCAATTGCCCAAAATCCATTACCCGCG CAGGTTACAGTTGAAACCCTAGAAAAGGGTTTCCAAATTCATGTGTTGTCGGAAAAGAATTGCCCGGGTTTGCTCGTCTCCATTCTCGAAGCCTTTGAGGAGCTCGGCCTCGATGTGCTGGATGCTAGGGTTTCTTGTTCAGACACTTTCCAACTAGAAGCTGTTGGAGAA GCGGCGGATAGCATAGATGCTCAGGCGGTGAAAGAAGCAGTCTTGCAAGCTATTCAAACTTGGAGCACAAGCAGTGAGCAAGATTAA
- the LOC103408494 gene encoding transcription factor bHLH93-like isoform X2 produces MSSKERKKAALYEKLLQLRAATNSSALNKTSIIVDASKYIEELKRKVDAMRQGVGTSQNSIAQNPLPAVTVETLEKGFQIHVLSEKNCPGLLVSILEAFEELGLDVLDARVSCSDTFQLEAVGEAADSIDAQAVKEAVLQAIQTWSTSSEQD; encoded by the exons ATGAGTTCCAAGGAACGAAAGAAAGCAGCTCTGTATGAGAAATTGTTGCAACTTCGTGCTGCCACTAATTCCAGTGCT CTGAACAAAACTTCAATTATCGTTGATGCATCCAAGTATATCGAGGAGTTGAAGCGCAAAGTGGACGCAATGAGACAAGGCGTTGGAACTTCCCAGAATTCAATTGCCCAAAATCCATTACCCGCG GTTACAGTTGAAACCCTAGAAAAGGGTTTCCAAATTCATGTGTTGTCGGAAAAGAATTGCCCGGGTTTGCTCGTCTCCATTCTCGAAGCCTTTGAGGAGCTCGGCCTCGATGTGCTGGATGCTAGGGTTTCTTGTTCAGACACTTTCCAACTAGAAGCTGTTGGAGAA GCGGCGGATAGCATAGATGCTCAGGCGGTGAAAGAAGCAGTCTTGCAAGCTATTCAAACTTGGAGCACAAGCAGTGAGCAAGATTAA